In the genome of Sphingobacteriaceae bacterium, one region contains:
- a CDS encoding beta-ketoacyl-ACP synthase III has translation MTGSAGSGDGQARRAAIAGIGSFVPERVVTNDDLAQTLDTSDEWIRSRTGIGSRRVIDPENATSDLAVAAAQKALDRAGIEPSQVDLIIVATVTPDMMFPSTACLVQERLGAKRAAAFDLEAACSGFIYALATGAQFIQSGFYDTVLVIGAETLSKITDWSDRSTAVLFGDGAGAVVLRPVPADRGGILSVHLEADGAGADLIQQPAGGSRLPASNETVAARLHFLQMNGREVYKFAVKAMGDAAAAAVKKAGLTFGDIDLYVPHQANYRIIEASARRFGLPMDRVVVNIEHYGNTSAASIPIALDESFRSGRIKAGDNVLMVAFGGGLTWAAAVVQWTLSDRG, from the coding sequence TTGACCGGTTCCGCCGGCAGCGGTGATGGGCAGGCCCGACGGGCCGCCATTGCCGGCATCGGCTCCTTCGTCCCGGAGCGCGTGGTCACCAACGACGATTTGGCCCAGACGCTGGACACCAGTGATGAGTGGATCCGCTCCCGCACCGGCATCGGCAGCCGGCGGGTCATCGACCCCGAAAACGCCACCTCCGACCTGGCCGTGGCGGCCGCCCAGAAGGCTTTGGACCGGGCCGGGATCGAACCGTCCCAAGTGGACCTCATCATCGTAGCCACCGTAACTCCCGACATGATGTTCCCCTCCACCGCCTGCCTGGTCCAGGAGCGCCTGGGGGCCAAAAGGGCCGCCGCCTTCGACTTGGAGGCGGCCTGCTCCGGCTTCATTTACGCCCTGGCCACCGGCGCCCAGTTCATCCAATCGGGCTTCTACGACACGGTGCTGGTCATCGGCGCCGAAACCTTGTCGAAAATCACCGACTGGTCCGACCGCTCCACGGCGGTGCTCTTCGGCGACGGGGCCGGCGCCGTGGTCCTGCGGCCGGTGCCGGCAGACCGGGGCGGCATTCTCAGCGTTCACCTGGAAGCCGACGGGGCCGGCGCCGACTTGATCCAGCAGCCCGCCGGCGGCTCCCGCTTGCCGGCCTCCAACGAGACGGTGGCCGCCCGGCTTCACTTCCTCCAGATGAACGGCCGGGAAGTATACAAGTTCGCCGTCAAGGCCATGGGCGACGCAGCGGCGGCGGCGGTGAAAAAGGCGGGCCTCACCTTCGGGGACATCGATCTTTATGTGCCCCACCAGGCCAACTACCGCATCATCGAGGCCTCGGCCCGCCGGTTCGGCCTGCCCATGGACCGGGTGGTGGTCAACATCGAGCATTACGGCAACACCTCTGCGGCCTCCATCCCCATCGCCCTGGACGAAAGCTTCCGCTCCGGGCGCATCAAGGCGGGCGACAACGTGCTTATGGTGGCCTTCGGAGGCGGGTTGACCTGGGCCGCCGCCGTGGTCCAGTGGACCTTGTCGGACAGGGGTTGA
- the fabD gene encoding ACP S-malonyltransferase translates to MSIAFMFPGQGAQYVGMGRDFHDRFDAARRVFHEADEILGMPISSLCLEGPEEALIPTEIQQPAILTVSVAMLAVLREMGVEPVRVAGLSLGEYAALVAAGVLSFEEALPLVKDRGRYMQEAVPPGVGAMAAVMGLDREEVAAACRETAAALDTVVQPANYNSPGQIVIAGTAQGVEEAAELCRVRGARRVVMLPVSAPFHSPLMEPAARRLAQRLESVTFHDARVPVVANVDARERTAAHEFVPALIDQVAMPVLWEDCMRTMLAAGCRVFVEVGPGKTLSGFMRRLDSSVNCLSTQEPDSLEGLLATVGEVG, encoded by the coding sequence GTGTCTATAGCCTTTATGTTTCCCGGCCAAGGCGCCCAATACGTAGGCATGGGGCGGGATTTCCACGACCGTTTTGACGCCGCCCGCCGGGTTTTCCACGAGGCCGACGAAATCTTGGGGATGCCCATCAGCTCCCTGTGCCTTGAAGGGCCTGAAGAGGCCCTAATCCCTACGGAGATTCAGCAACCTGCCATTTTGACCGTCAGCGTGGCCATGCTGGCCGTCCTCCGGGAGATGGGCGTGGAACCCGTGCGGGTGGCCGGCCTGAGCCTGGGGGAATACGCCGCCCTGGTGGCAGCCGGCGTGTTGTCCTTTGAAGAAGCCCTGCCCCTGGTCAAGGACCGGGGCCGCTACATGCAGGAGGCGGTCCCCCCGGGGGTGGGCGCCATGGCCGCCGTCATGGGCCTGGACCGGGAGGAAGTGGCCGCCGCCTGCCGGGAGACGGCCGCCGCCCTGGATACGGTGGTCCAGCCGGCCAACTACAACAGCCCGGGCCAGATCGTCATCGCCGGCACCGCCCAGGGGGTGGAGGAAGCGGCAGAATTGTGCCGGGTCCGGGGCGCCCGCCGGGTGGTGATGCTGCCCGTCAGTGCTCCCTTCCACAGCCCGTTGATGGAGCCGGCGGCCCGGCGCCTGGCCCAGCGCCTGGAGTCGGTCACCTTCCACGACGCCCGGGTGCCCGTGGTGGCCAACGTGGACGCCCGGGAGCGGACGGCGGCCCACGAGTTCGTACCCGCCCTCATCGACCAGGTGGCCATGCCCGTCCTGTGGGAGGACTGCATGCGCACCATGCTGGCGGCGGGCTGCCGGGTGTTTGTAGAGGTGGGCCCGGGCAAGACCTTGTCCGGGTTCATGCGCCGTCTCGATTCTTCGGTAAATTGCCTTTCCACCCAGGAGCCGGACAGTCTGGAAGGTTTGCTTGCCACTGTAGGGGAGGTCGGCTAA